One stretch of Niallia sp. XMNu-256 DNA includes these proteins:
- the ccsB gene encoding c-type cytochrome biogenesis protein CcsB, whose product MVNLSSNLLFLAFILYLIATIFFGGAIKDKRTHQEEYKKQNRWAKVAITITIIGFLAQLGYFITRWIAAGHAPVSNLFEFTTFFGMCIVGVFIGIYFIYKTSLLGLFTLPVALLIIAYASMFPRDITPLIPALQSHWLQIHVITAALGEAILAISFAAGLIYLVKSIDQSKKSKKTFWLETIMFSLICVVGFIVVTSTFSALNYQTNFNWIDKNGAETELEYTMPAIIGPHEGEQLTKDNFSPLVEVPAIINAKKLNTVVWSIVVGIILYLVIRIIFRKRIGDLFKPLVKNVNLNLVDEISYRSVLIGFPVFTLGALIFAMIWAQIAWTRFWGWDPKEVWALITWLFYAAFLHLRLSKGWHGEKSAWLAVIGFVIIMFNLVAVNLVIAGLHSYA is encoded by the coding sequence TTGGTGAACCTAAGTAGTAATTTGTTGTTTCTTGCCTTTATACTATATTTAATAGCTACCATCTTTTTTGGTGGAGCCATTAAGGATAAAAGGACCCATCAAGAAGAATATAAAAAGCAAAATAGATGGGCAAAAGTAGCCATTACAATTACAATTATTGGGTTTCTTGCTCAACTCGGCTATTTTATTACTAGATGGATTGCTGCAGGTCATGCACCTGTTAGTAATTTGTTTGAGTTTACTACCTTTTTTGGAATGTGTATTGTTGGAGTGTTTATCGGGATATACTTTATTTATAAAACATCGTTATTGGGATTATTTACTTTACCTGTAGCCCTATTAATCATAGCGTATGCAAGTATGTTCCCAAGAGATATTACACCACTAATACCGGCACTGCAAAGTCACTGGTTACAAATTCACGTTATTACAGCAGCTCTAGGGGAGGCCATTCTTGCCATTAGCTTTGCAGCAGGACTTATTTATTTAGTGAAGTCGATTGACCAATCCAAAAAAAGCAAAAAAACTTTTTGGCTTGAAACAATCATGTTTAGCCTAATCTGTGTAGTAGGGTTCATAGTTGTCACAAGTACCTTTTCGGCATTAAATTACCAGACAAACTTTAACTGGATTGATAAAAATGGCGCGGAGACGGAACTCGAGTATACAATGCCAGCCATCATTGGTCCTCATGAAGGAGAACAATTGACAAAGGATAACTTTTCACCACTCGTTGAAGTACCTGCAATTATTAATGCCAAAAAATTAAACACGGTCGTCTGGTCAATTGTTGTAGGGATTATTTTATATCTAGTTATTCGCATCATCTTCCGAAAAAGAATTGGCGATCTTTTTAAACCCCTTGTCAAAAATGTCAATTTAAATTTAGTTGACGAAATTAGTTATCGCTCAGTATTAATTGGCTTTCCAGTTTTTACATTAGGAGCACTAATATTCGCAATGATTTGGGCGCAAATTGCGTGGACACGTTTTTGGGGCTGGGATCCAAAAGAAGTTTGGGCTCTTATCACATGGCTATTTTATGCAGCGTTCTTACATTTAAGGCTTTCAAAAGGTTGGCATGGCGAAAAGTCAGCATGGTTAGCTGTTATTGGTTTTGTTATTATTATGTTTAATCTCGTTGCAGTCAACTTGGTGATAGCAGGACTTCACTCATATGCTTAA
- a CDS encoding cytochrome c biogenesis protein ResB produces the protein MNQVKCECGHVNPHGTILCEACGKPLSENENKQKLVDMRYEGSARRSQTYNKTIVDKIWNFFSSVKVGVMLIVITLIASAFGTIFPQEMYIPPQIPPSEFYREQYGWFGQLYYELGFHNLYSSWWYLLLIASIGVSLVICSLDRVIPLYRALKKQRVTRNEGFLQRQRFFSKTNVKLSDDNYNLLKEKLKSKRYHIREENGNLLAEKGRFSRWGPYVNHVGLIIFLIGGMLRFVPGMYVDKVLWVREGETKLIPETNGEYYLKNNQFILETYNSEKDGKVFADAIDRAGVVAKNYQSNVTLYKKEGNSLPGEPPQLEKLKDGEIRVNEPFKFEDYALYQTEFKLNELSTMTFALSHKETGEEFGTLTIDLNEPKTEYPLSEGYEVEMMSYFPDFEFNNDGEPSTKSKIPNNPGFIFKMYTPDKPDGEISFVAIRQTIEPDGDNQYKMTFKEVETKNVSGLTVRKDLTLWIIALGGAIFMLGVCQGSFWYHRRIWIYSRDNQVWLAAHTNKNWHSLKQEIAFVLDGTGVEEPNDQLNIEKDG, from the coding sequence ATGAATCAGGTTAAATGCGAATGTGGCCATGTAAATCCACATGGAACGATCCTTTGTGAGGCATGTGGAAAACCATTATCTGAAAATGAAAATAAGCAAAAACTTGTCGACATGAGATATGAAGGAAGTGCACGGCGTTCTCAAACCTATAACAAAACGATTGTTGATAAAATTTGGAATTTTTTCTCTTCTGTAAAGGTGGGTGTGATGCTCATTGTCATTACATTGATAGCATCTGCCTTCGGAACAATTTTTCCGCAAGAAATGTATATTCCGCCGCAAATCCCACCATCAGAGTTTTATCGAGAACAATATGGGTGGTTTGGACAATTATATTATGAACTAGGATTTCATAATTTATACAGTTCATGGTGGTATTTATTATTAATTGCTTCAATTGGAGTGTCGCTTGTCATATGCAGCTTGGATCGGGTAATCCCACTTTATCGTGCCTTAAAAAAACAAAGGGTAACGAGGAATGAAGGATTCTTACAGAGACAACGATTTTTTAGCAAAACAAATGTTAAATTATCTGATGATAACTATAATTTGTTAAAAGAAAAACTTAAGTCAAAGCGTTATCATATTCGGGAAGAAAACGGAAACCTGCTTGCAGAAAAGGGTCGTTTTTCAAGATGGGGACCCTATGTGAATCATGTTGGACTTATTATCTTTTTAATTGGTGGTATGCTTCGCTTTGTCCCAGGTATGTATGTTGATAAAGTCCTCTGGGTTCGTGAAGGGGAAACAAAGCTGATCCCAGAAACAAATGGAGAATATTACCTTAAAAATAATCAGTTTATTCTAGAAACTTATAATAGTGAAAAAGATGGTAAGGTATTTGCGGATGCGATTGACCGGGCTGGAGTCGTTGCCAAAAATTATCAATCGAATGTCACCCTTTATAAAAAAGAGGGAAATTCCCTTCCAGGCGAGCCACCACAATTAGAAAAGCTGAAAGATGGAGAAATAAGAGTTAATGAACCCTTTAAATTTGAAGATTATGCCCTATACCAAACCGAATTTAAGTTAAATGAATTAAGTACGATGACGTTTGCTTTAAGTCATAAAGAAACGGGCGAGGAGTTTGGCACATTAACGATTGACTTAAACGAGCCTAAAACAGAATATCCGTTATCAGAGGGTTATGAAGTTGAGATGATGAGTTACTTTCCAGACTTTGAATTTAATAACGACGGAGAACCTTCTACTAAGTCAAAAATTCCAAATAATCCAGGGTTTATTTTTAAAATGTACACCCCTGACAAACCAGATGGGGAAATTAGTTTTGTCGCCATCAGACAAACGATTGAACCAGACGGTGACAATCAATATAAAATGACTTTTAAAGAGGTCGAAACGAAAAATGTTTCGGGACTTACCGTTCGAAAAGATTTAACGCTTTGGATTATAGCGCTCGGTGGAGCTATTTTTATGCTGGGAGTTTGTCAAGGCTCATTCTGGTATCATAGGCGAATTTGGATCTATAGTAGAGACAATCAAGTTTGGCTTGCTGCTCACACAAATAAAAATTGGCACAGCTTAAAACAAGAGATCGCATTTGTGTTGGACGGTACAGGAGTTGAAGAGCCTAACGACCAATTAAACATAGAAAAGGACGGATAA
- a CDS encoding thiol-disulfide oxidoreductase ResA, whose translation MKKQRFWMRTIILGVLVLAVGYSLYANLTKDEVHKVEIGKKAPDFALVDLNGEKHQLSDYEGQGVFLNFWATWCKPCEKEFPYINNQYKHFKDKGVQVIAVDVGETEFAVRQFVDRHELTFPVVIDKKEEVMTTYGVNPLPITFLIDKNGTVVKSHLGELTEEMVHNYMKQIQP comes from the coding sequence ATGAAGAAACAACGATTTTGGATGCGAACCATAATCTTGGGAGTTTTAGTACTAGCTGTTGGTTATTCATTGTATGCTAATTTAACAAAAGATGAAGTGCATAAAGTCGAAATCGGCAAAAAGGCACCTGATTTTGCATTAGTCGATCTAAATGGGGAAAAACATCAGTTATCAGATTATGAGGGCCAAGGGGTATTTTTAAATTTCTGGGCAACATGGTGTAAGCCTTGTGAAAAAGAGTTTCCATATATTAATAATCAGTACAAGCATTTTAAAGACAAAGGGGTACAAGTTATAGCTGTTGATGTGGGGGAAACTGAATTTGCGGTTAGGCAATTTGTTGACCGCCATGAACTTACTTTTCCTGTCGTGATTGATAAAAAAGAAGAGGTCATGACTACCTATGGAGTAAATCCACTGCCAATCACGTTTCTTATTGATAAAAATGGAACAGTGGTGAAATCACATTTAGGGGAATTAACGGAAGAAATGGTGCATAATTATATGAAGCAAATTCAACCGTAG
- a CDS encoding pseudouridine synthase — translation MERLQKVIAHAGVASRRKAEEMILEGKVKVNGKVVKELGVKVSNSDKVEVEGIPLEKEEPVYFLFYKPRGIISSVTDDKGRKTVTDYFPQIKQRIYPVGRLDYDTSGLILLTNDGEFSNLLMHPRNEIEKEYIAKIKGVPLREKIKMLEKGIQLEDGKTAPARAKVISVDKKKGTAIVSLTIHEGKNRQVRRMFEAIGYPVMKLRRERYAFLTLQGLNAGESRELTAHEVKQLRFLAESN, via the coding sequence ATGGAAAGACTTCAAAAAGTAATCGCACATGCAGGTGTCGCTTCAAGGAGAAAAGCAGAAGAAATGATTCTTGAAGGTAAAGTGAAGGTAAATGGCAAAGTAGTTAAAGAACTTGGTGTCAAAGTGTCAAACTCCGATAAAGTTGAGGTGGAGGGAATTCCTCTTGAGAAGGAAGAACCTGTTTATTTTCTTTTTTATAAACCACGAGGCATCATTTCTAGTGTAACAGATGATAAAGGCCGAAAAACCGTTACGGATTACTTCCCACAAATTAAACAACGGATTTATCCAGTAGGACGTCTTGATTATGATACATCAGGACTAATTTTATTAACAAACGATGGGGAGTTTTCGAACTTGCTTATGCATCCGCGTAATGAGATCGAAAAAGAATATATTGCTAAAATAAAGGGAGTTCCTCTTAGAGAAAAGATAAAAATGCTCGAAAAAGGAATCCAATTGGAAGACGGTAAGACCGCTCCGGCCCGGGCGAAAGTCATTTCTGTAGATAAAAAGAAAGGAACAGCGATTGTTTCGCTGACGATTCATGAAGGAAAAAATCGTCAAGTTCGAAGAATGTTTGAAGCGATTGGATATCCGGTTATGAAACTGCGTAGAGAAAGATATGCCTTTTTAACGCTTCAGGGCTTAAATGCAGGTGAATCTCGAGAGCTAACAGCACACGAAGTCAAGCAGCTTCGATTTTTAGCAGAAAGTAATTAG
- a CDS encoding spore maturation protein codes for MGIVSVISLWFIPILIGFILLYGTYKKVPTYESFVEGGKEGIKIAISIIPFLVGMLVAISIFRASGALEFFMNLIRPVMEAIGVPTEIVPLSIIRPLSGTAALGMTSDLIATYGPDSFIGRLAAVLQGSTDTTFYILTVYFGAVGIKKMGDALKVGLLADLFGIMIAIVIVSLVW; via the coding sequence ATGGGAATTGTTTCAGTTATTTCCCTTTGGTTTATACCAATTCTCATAGGATTTATCTTACTTTACGGTACATATAAAAAAGTACCGACTTATGAAAGTTTTGTTGAAGGCGGGAAAGAAGGAATTAAAATCGCGATCTCAATTATTCCGTTTCTAGTTGGAATGTTAGTGGCTATTTCCATCTTTCGGGCCTCCGGCGCTCTTGAATTTTTTATGAATTTAATCCGACCAGTAATGGAAGCAATCGGGGTACCAACAGAAATTGTCCCTCTTTCCATTATCAGGCCTTTATCTGGAACAGCAGCTCTTGGGATGACAAGTGATTTAATTGCAACCTATGGCCCTGATTCTTTTATTGGCCGCTTAGCAGCAGTTTTACAAGGTAGTACGGATACTACTTTTTATATTTTAACCGTTTATTTTGGAGCAGTCGGCATTAAGAAGATGGGGGATGCGTTAAAAGTAGGTTTGTTAGCAGACCTTTTTGGAATTATGATTGCGATTGTAATCGTGTCACTCGTATGGTAA
- a CDS encoding nucleoside recognition domain-containing protein: MINIIWVLLTVIGVVFAMFNGTMEEVNAAVFKGASEAVTLCIGLISVLVFWLGMMKIAEHAGLLDKLSQFFRPFVKRLFPEVPPQHPAMGYILSNMMANLFGLGNAATPLGIKAMEQLKELNGGKSEASRSMVTFLVINTASVTLIPTTVIAIRMNYNAESPTDIVGPTLLATLLSAIAAIMIDRLFYYRRSRKRKG; this comes from the coding sequence ATGATTAATATTATTTGGGTATTATTGACCGTAATTGGGGTCGTGTTTGCCATGTTTAACGGAACAATGGAAGAGGTCAACGCCGCGGTTTTTAAAGGAGCTTCAGAGGCGGTAACTCTCTGTATCGGGCTGATTAGTGTCCTTGTCTTTTGGCTAGGCATGATGAAAATTGCCGAACATGCCGGGCTATTGGACAAACTTTCACAGTTTTTTCGTCCTTTTGTAAAAAGATTATTTCCAGAGGTCCCACCCCAACATCCTGCAATGGGATATATTTTATCTAATATGATGGCTAATTTATTCGGGCTTGGGAATGCGGCAACACCACTAGGAATAAAAGCAATGGAGCAATTAAAAGAATTAAACGGGGGTAAAAGTGAGGCAAGTCGGTCTATGGTCACATTTCTCGTCATTAATACTGCTAGTGTTACCTTAATCCCCACAACTGTTATTGCAATTCGCATGAATTATAATGCCGAATCACCGACAGATATTGTTGGTCCAACATTACTTGCTACTTTATTATCAGCGATTGCGGCTATTATGATTGATCGCTTATTTTATTATCGAAGATCCCGAAAACGTAAAGGGTGA